In one Gimesia sp. genomic region, the following are encoded:
- a CDS encoding Gfo/Idh/MocA family oxidoreductase, which produces MIGLGWFGEVHADNLAEMPDIELTALCTRRPDRLNEVADRLNVSRRYTDYHELLADPDIDVVSITTHIYDHREIAIDALRSGKHVLLEKPMAPTLADCELILEATDASDGLFMVGHICRFDPRVTIAKQAIEEGRIGNIISMHARRNLSKAIGETVLDDISALMGDGIHDADLMLWFSQANVSTVYAQEVHPGKNKFADAGWSIARLDSGAVAVVESVWHLPESTPFTIDARMEIIGTEGALYINCGEAGLAIHDAQGVKLPDTMYWPRPLGNYFGVLKEELRYFANCVRKGESPQRITPAESAAAVAWMEAATESARTGTVITF; this is translated from the coding sequence GTGATAGGGCTAGGATGGTTCGGTGAAGTTCATGCCGATAATCTGGCAGAGATGCCGGATATTGAATTGACCGCACTCTGTACTCGCAGACCAGACCGATTGAACGAAGTAGCCGACCGGCTGAATGTATCGAGACGCTACACGGACTATCACGAATTGCTGGCCGACCCTGATATCGATGTGGTGAGTATTACCACCCACATTTATGATCACCGTGAAATCGCCATTGATGCCTTGCGGAGTGGTAAGCATGTTTTGCTGGAAAAACCGATGGCGCCCACACTAGCGGACTGCGAGCTGATTCTGGAAGCTACCGATGCGTCAGACGGATTATTCATGGTGGGGCACATCTGCCGGTTTGATCCCCGAGTGACTATCGCGAAGCAGGCGATCGAAGAGGGACGGATCGGAAATATCATTTCGATGCATGCCCGTCGCAATCTGTCGAAGGCCATTGGAGAAACGGTGCTCGATGATATTTCGGCACTGATGGGCGATGGAATTCATGATGCGGACCTGATGCTCTGGTTCAGTCAGGCAAATGTCTCCACGGTCTATGCTCAGGAAGTCCATCCCGGCAAGAACAAATTTGCGGATGCCGGCTGGTCGATTGCCAGGTTGGACAGTGGTGCGGTCGCTGTGGTTGAGTCGGTCTGGCATTTGCCGGAATCCACTCCGTTTACGATTGATGCCCGTATGGAAATCATCGGCACGGAGGGGGCGCTCTACATCAACTGTGGTGAGGCGGGCCTGGCGATACACGATGCGCAGGGTGTGAAACTGCCCGATACGATGTACTGGCCCCGTCCCCTGGGGAATTATTTTGGAGTGTTAAAGGAAGAGTTGCGCTATTTTGCCAACTGCGTCCGCAAGGGTGAATCACCTCAGCGGATCACACCCGCTGAATCTGCTGCCGCTGTCGCCTGGATGGAAGCAGCTACGGAGTCGGCACGCACAGGGACGGTCATTACATTTTGA
- a CDS encoding DUF1553 domain-containing protein codes for MLVLISAVALTTPAQANPANRQAFVRYFGKYLAQGLNSCGTCHVGDHAEGAESLDDFPHNPFGNQLRETADKLLEQNQDADLALRLKLIADQDADGDGFTNLQEVLSGTAPGDKTKFPAAVSKKKMEQLTAEFNEFQNRYAWKPFKPVRRPEVPVVADVNWPRNPIDQFIAAGHEQKGLKRAAEASPEVLLRRVYLDLIGLNPTPEEIRAFLEDAKTNDKAYEAVVDRLLNHPAYGERWGRHWMDVWRYSDWAGYKDALRVSQRHIWHWRDWIIESLNAEKSYDQMLTEMLAADELKPDDWDTLRATGYLARNYHAERDQWMDDVVKHTSQAFLGITVGCAKCHDHMYDPIKQTEYYQMRAIFEPYHVRTDRVEGVLDVSKNGIPRAYDRSLTSKTWFLEAGDERRPVKDKSITPGVPEFLGGKYEVEPVSLPLVASQPAQREFVKQDLLDQARGAMEQAKAPEQRAAAESALAVLEAQFAIEAIEVAGDKKSDAWKTAAQNLVKLQREAAVEEAQWELTSAIQQQEQATAALKKAEKGKKKSSISKAKQQLKKAEQAHKAAETQLKKAEDAAKEKPTTKYTPRKQSKYPESSTGRRLAFARWLTDRQNPLTARVAMNHIWLRHFGQPIVPTVNEYGGNGREPTHPALLDWLAAEFMDREWSMKEMHRLIVTSATYRMAGTGAPENHAIDPDNLFLWKKSARRMEGEIVRDNLLYIPGRLDAAMGGPDIDNHQAQDSRRKSIYLRHAHEKLVEFVQIFDGPSVSECYMRETSVQPHQALALANSKLTFLASEALASQIEEKSTGDMDAFIEEAYLRILSRRPDEVEHQLCREYLLASVKAEGSQPTRDQYEKLITVLFNHNDFVTIR; via the coding sequence TTGCTAGTTCTCATATCAGCAGTCGCGCTGACGACACCGGCCCAAGCCAACCCGGCTAATCGGCAGGCATTTGTTCGCTACTTTGGCAAATACCTGGCACAGGGACTGAATTCCTGTGGTACCTGTCATGTGGGCGATCATGCAGAAGGTGCTGAATCTCTGGACGATTTTCCGCACAATCCCTTCGGGAATCAGTTGCGTGAAACCGCAGACAAACTGCTGGAGCAAAATCAGGACGCGGATCTGGCTCTGCGACTGAAACTGATCGCCGATCAGGATGCCGACGGCGATGGCTTTACAAACCTGCAGGAAGTTCTCAGCGGGACTGCACCCGGTGATAAAACAAAATTCCCGGCTGCTGTCTCGAAGAAAAAAATGGAACAGTTGACGGCAGAGTTTAACGAATTCCAGAACCGCTATGCCTGGAAACCCTTTAAGCCAGTTCGTCGTCCGGAAGTTCCGGTGGTGGCCGACGTCAACTGGCCGCGGAATCCCATCGATCAATTCATTGCTGCCGGTCACGAACAGAAAGGTTTGAAACGCGCTGCGGAAGCCAGTCCAGAAGTTTTACTGCGTCGGGTTTATCTCGACTTGATTGGCTTGAATCCAACACCTGAGGAAATCCGCGCGTTTCTGGAAGACGCCAAGACGAACGACAAGGCTTATGAAGCGGTCGTTGATCGCCTGTTGAATCACCCCGCTTACGGCGAGCGTTGGGGCCGGCACTGGATGGATGTCTGGCGTTACAGCGACTGGGCCGGTTACAAGGATGCCCTGCGTGTGAGCCAGCGACATATCTGGCACTGGCGCGACTGGATTATTGAATCGCTCAATGCCGAAAAATCTTACGATCAGATGCTGACCGAAATGCTGGCAGCAGACGAACTGAAGCCGGATGACTGGGATACACTTCGGGCAACCGGTTATCTGGCACGCAATTACCACGCGGAACGCGACCAGTGGATGGATGACGTCGTCAAACATACGTCTCAGGCATTCCTGGGAATTACCGTCGGGTGTGCGAAATGCCACGATCACATGTATGATCCAATCAAGCAGACTGAATACTATCAGATGCGGGCTATTTTCGAACCGTATCACGTTCGCACGGATCGTGTGGAAGGCGTACTGGATGTCTCTAAAAACGGGATTCCTCGTGCCTACGATCGCTCCTTGACGTCGAAAACCTGGTTCCTGGAAGCCGGCGACGAGCGACGTCCGGTAAAAGACAAAAGTATTACTCCGGGAGTGCCCGAATTCCTGGGGGGCAAATATGAAGTCGAGCCGGTCTCACTGCCGCTGGTAGCCAGTCAGCCTGCACAGCGTGAGTTTGTCAAACAGGATCTGCTCGATCAGGCCAGAGGGGCTATGGAGCAGGCTAAGGCACCGGAACAGCGGGCTGCTGCAGAAAGTGCACTGGCAGTACTCGAAGCTCAGTTTGCTATCGAAGCGATAGAAGTAGCCGGCGACAAAAAATCGGATGCCTGGAAAACGGCAGCACAGAATCTGGTGAAGTTGCAGCGTGAGGCAGCCGTTGAAGAGGCCCAATGGGAATTAACTTCTGCTATCCAACAGCAGGAACAGGCCACCGCGGCGCTCAAGAAAGCTGAGAAAGGAAAGAAGAAATCGAGTATCAGCAAAGCGAAGCAGCAGTTGAAAAAAGCGGAGCAGGCTCACAAGGCGGCAGAAACTCAACTCAAAAAAGCAGAGGATGCAGCCAAAGAGAAACCGACAACGAAATATACACCGCGTAAACAGTCCAAGTATCCGGAAAGCAGCACAGGACGTCGACTGGCGTTTGCCCGCTGGCTGACCGATCGTCAAAATCCGTTGACGGCCCGTGTGGCGATGAATCATATCTGGTTGCGACATTTTGGTCAGCCGATAGTTCCAACCGTCAATGAGTATGGCGGAAACGGCCGTGAACCGACTCACCCCGCATTACTTGACTGGCTGGCAGCAGAATTCATGGATCGCGAGTGGAGCATGAAAGAGATGCACCGGTTGATCGTCACCAGTGCAACTTATCGAATGGCAGGGACTGGCGCCCCGGAAAACCATGCGATCGACCCCGATAATCTTTTCCTCTGGAAAAAATCGGCGCGGCGGATGGAAGGTGAAATCGTGCGGGATAACCTGCTTTACATTCCCGGTCGACTCGACGCTGCGATGGGAGGCCCGGACATTGATAACCACCAGGCCCAGGATTCACGTCGTAAGAGTATCTATCTCCGGCACGCACATGAAAAACTGGTTGAGTTCGTACAGATCTTTGATGGTCCCAGTGTTTCTGAGTGTTATATGCGGGAGACGAGTGTGCAACCGCATCAGGCACTGGCGCTGGCCAACAGCAAACTGACCTTTCTGGCGAGCGAAGCCCTGGCCTCTCAAATTGAAGAGAAGAGCACCGGGGATATGGATGCATTTATCGAAGAGGCTTACCTGCGAATTCTCTCGCGTCGGCCGGATGAAGTTGAGCATCAGCTCTGTCGAGAATATCTGCTGGCGTCTGTCAAGGCAGAGGGCAGTCAACCGACCAGGGATCAGTATGAAAAACTGATTACCGTATTATTCAACCATAATGATTTTGTCACGATTCGCTGA
- a CDS encoding DUF1501 domain-containing protein, with product MFNSPQMNRRTFLNDTGMGMTGMALSSLLFQEGELQAAEAGLVPHMVPRAKSVIWIFLIGGLSHLESLDPKPALNKYAGKSIDETPYAESVLNKDKINKILLDPSKQKREVFKAIMPLQTGYKKYGESGLEISDWFPNLGTCADDLTLVRSMWTIDNNHGAQLTYHTGRKITEGAFPTVGSWVSYGLGTANQNLPHYVVLGNPSADCCGAAWTHGSSYLGPEHAGVRMEVDPKDPLSFVRSADDSLTPSEQQEMFGLLGKLNRHAGIQYPDDKNLKARIKSYELAFQMQSAVPEVMAFEEESQHVQELYGLNQSTTKSFGEKCLAARRLTERGVRFIQLFHGYRGNAGAWDSHRDIKRLHSQLSGQVDQPIAGLIKDLKQRGLLDETMIVIGSEFGRTPGAEHRNGNSSVQGTGRDHHPHGFSVAMAGGGIKGGHIHGATDELGFHAVEDRHYVTDLHATVLHQMGLDTTRLNYPGRQRLERDYGEVIHDIIS from the coding sequence ATGTTTAATTCACCCCAGATGAACCGTCGCACGTTTTTAAACGACACCGGCATGGGAATGACGGGTATGGCGCTCTCTTCGCTCCTATTTCAGGAAGGCGAACTGCAGGCTGCGGAAGCGGGACTGGTTCCTCACATGGTGCCGCGCGCCAAGTCGGTGATCTGGATCTTTCTGATTGGTGGTCTCAGTCACCTGGAAAGTTTGGATCCGAAGCCGGCACTCAATAAATATGCCGGGAAGTCGATTGATGAAACTCCCTACGCAGAATCAGTGTTGAATAAGGACAAGATCAACAAGATCCTGCTCGACCCGTCCAAGCAGAAACGTGAAGTTTTCAAAGCCATTATGCCTTTGCAGACAGGCTATAAAAAATATGGCGAAAGTGGTCTGGAAATCAGCGACTGGTTCCCGAATCTGGGGACCTGTGCGGATGACCTGACGCTGGTTCGCTCCATGTGGACGATCGACAACAACCATGGTGCCCAACTGACCTATCATACCGGCCGCAAAATTACGGAAGGTGCCTTTCCGACCGTGGGTTCCTGGGTCAGTTATGGTCTGGGAACGGCCAACCAGAATCTGCCGCACTATGTCGTGCTGGGGAACCCGAGCGCTGACTGTTGTGGCGCCGCCTGGACACACGGTTCTTCTTATTTGGGGCCGGAACATGCGGGTGTCCGGATGGAAGTGGATCCGAAAGATCCGCTCTCGTTTGTGCGCTCTGCTGATGATTCATTGACTCCCTCGGAACAGCAGGAAATGTTCGGCCTGCTGGGGAAACTGAACCGACACGCCGGAATTCAATACCCGGATGATAAAAACCTGAAAGCACGGATCAAGTCATACGAGCTTGCTTTCCAGATGCAGTCCGCCGTTCCCGAAGTCATGGCTTTTGAAGAAGAGTCACAGCATGTGCAGGAGCTGTATGGTCTGAATCAGTCAACCACAAAAAGCTTCGGTGAGAAATGTCTGGCGGCCCGGCGTCTGACCGAACGTGGTGTACGGTTCATCCAACTGTTTCATGGCTACCGTGGTAATGCCGGTGCCTGGGATTCTCATCGTGATATTAAACGCCTGCATTCACAGCTTTCGGGGCAGGTCGATCAGCCGATTGCCGGTCTGATTAAAGACCTCAAGCAGCGTGGTCTGCTGGATGAGACCATGATTGTGATCGGCTCTGAATTCGGACGAACCCCTGGTGCAGAACACCGTAATGGGAACAGCAGTGTCCAGGGGACAGGCCGCGATCATCATCCTCATGGATTTAGTGTGGCGATGGCCGGTGGCGGAATTAAAGGAGGCCACATTCATGGTGCGACCGATGAACTCGGGTTCCACGCTGTCGAAGACAGGCACTATGTGACCGACCTGCACGCCACGGTATTACACCAGATGGGCCTGGATACGACCCGGCTCAACTATCCCGGTAGACAGCGTCTGGAACGGGATTACGGCGAAGTGATCCACGACATTATCAGTTAA
- a CDS encoding PSD1 and planctomycete cytochrome C domain-containing protein, whose protein sequence is MRLGLASVFCICLIIRPVWGETPIQFNRDIRPILSDKCFACHGPDEKTREADLRLDDRDSALHDLGGTRAIVAGKADESELIHRITASDESLLMPPAEHGKPLSKAEIELLRKWINQGAAYQRHWSLTPLVKPAVPELNEKQTLHPIDAFIQQQLKENGFAPSPEAEPRTLVRRLSFDLTGLPPDPSVVAAYTAHPDDAAYEKLVDDYLDSPHYGERLALYWLDLVRYADSLGYHGDQVRSVSPYRDYVINAFNSNKPFDQFTIEQLAGDLLPEATLWQKVASTYNRLNRASGEGGVQPKEYLAKYSADRVRTTGSVWLGSTVGCAECHDHKFDPFTTKDFYRFAAFFADIKEQGIVSGARHIEQLPVPNPEQARLSKELEAAIKQAEQNYNRETLELTAARQEWEQQVQADFERWTLLKPQEVRSTGDAKLKVLEDGSILASGKNPDQDEYVLEISDSPVPVTGPVALKLELLPDPSLPRKGPGRAGNGNLVVNAVQLMVGKQKVKWEKAVAAHSQNGHTPQNVAEESGTGWAILPQIGKRNHLLLSGTVADSSEKRPGEGTPSCQIRIIQRHGNGHNLGRFRLFISSDSSVIQSGFALSDEIQKVLKVKPEARSAEQQKQLDTAFRESTPLLKESREQLARLRQQQAQLKNQIVTTLATTATTPRTMRVLPRGNWMDDSGEIVDPGVPHFLSQLDLPEKQRATRLDLARWMTSRKNPLVARTFVNRLWMLLFGQGLARTVDDLGSQGEMPTHPELLDWLACEFIDSGWDVKHMVRLIVTSHTYRQSSSWADALRERDPYNRMYARQSRWRLEAEMIRDNALQVSGLLNLQIGGESAKPYQPAGYWAQLNFPKRTYQADKGDQQYRRGLYTHWQRTFLHPSLLAFDAPAREECTAQRSRSNTPLQSLVLLNDPTFVEAARVLATRVIQKYPEKQFDSQLKWLMQQALTREPRQVEIKLLKNLYEEDLQAYRQSSKAAEEILSVGLNPAPEKIDQAELAAWTSVSRAVLNLHELITRY, encoded by the coding sequence ATGAGACTCGGGCTCGCGTCTGTTTTCTGTATTTGCCTGATCATCAGGCCCGTCTGGGGGGAGACCCCGATCCAGTTCAATCGGGATATCAGACCGATTCTTTCGGACAAATGCTTTGCCTGCCACGGCCCGGATGAGAAAACACGGGAAGCCGATCTGCGTCTGGACGATCGTGATTCTGCGCTGCATGACCTGGGAGGAACACGGGCGATTGTCGCCGGCAAGGCCGATGAGAGCGAACTGATCCACCGCATCACTGCCAGCGATGAAAGCCTGTTGATGCCCCCGGCTGAGCATGGCAAGCCTTTGAGCAAGGCTGAAATTGAACTGCTGCGGAAGTGGATCAATCAGGGGGCAGCCTACCAGCGGCACTGGTCCCTGACACCCTTGGTAAAGCCTGCTGTGCCTGAGCTGAATGAGAAGCAGACTCTGCATCCGATTGACGCTTTCATCCAGCAACAACTCAAGGAAAATGGATTTGCTCCTTCACCGGAGGCGGAGCCGAGAACGCTGGTCCGCCGCCTGTCTTTTGATCTGACCGGACTGCCTCCCGATCCATCGGTAGTGGCAGCCTATACTGCGCATCCAGACGACGCAGCATACGAAAAACTGGTGGATGACTATCTGGATTCTCCCCATTATGGTGAGCGACTGGCACTCTACTGGCTGGATCTGGTGCGTTATGCGGATTCTCTGGGGTATCACGGCGATCAGGTCAGGAGTGTGTCCCCGTATCGAGATTATGTCATCAACGCGTTCAACAGCAATAAACCCTTCGATCAGTTTACGATTGAGCAACTGGCAGGTGATCTGCTGCCTGAAGCTACGCTCTGGCAGAAGGTGGCTTCGACGTATAACCGGTTGAATCGTGCTTCTGGAGAAGGGGGAGTGCAACCTAAGGAATACCTGGCGAAATATTCTGCCGATCGAGTACGCACCACGGGCTCCGTCTGGCTTGGTTCCACGGTCGGGTGTGCGGAATGCCATGATCACAAATTTGATCCTTTTACGACGAAAGACTTTTATCGGTTCGCTGCTTTTTTTGCGGACATTAAAGAGCAGGGGATTGTGAGTGGTGCCCGACACATCGAGCAGTTGCCGGTGCCGAATCCGGAACAGGCTCGCCTGTCAAAAGAATTAGAGGCTGCAATCAAACAGGCGGAACAGAATTATAATCGGGAAACCCTCGAATTAACCGCCGCCCGACAGGAGTGGGAACAACAGGTCCAGGCCGATTTCGAGCGCTGGACACTGCTTAAGCCTCAGGAAGTGCGCTCAACAGGAGACGCGAAACTAAAAGTGCTCGAAGATGGCTCGATTCTGGCCAGTGGCAAGAATCCGGATCAGGATGAATATGTGCTGGAAATCAGCGACAGCCCGGTTCCTGTCACAGGCCCCGTAGCGCTGAAACTGGAGCTGTTGCCTGATCCTTCTCTTCCTCGCAAGGGGCCGGGACGTGCTGGGAATGGGAACCTGGTGGTCAACGCAGTGCAGTTGATGGTGGGGAAGCAGAAAGTCAAATGGGAGAAAGCCGTCGCTGCTCATTCACAAAATGGGCACACTCCTCAGAATGTCGCTGAGGAATCTGGGACCGGCTGGGCGATTCTACCGCAAATTGGAAAACGGAATCACCTGCTGCTGTCAGGGACGGTTGCCGATTCCAGTGAGAAACGACCGGGAGAAGGGACTCCTTCCTGTCAGATTCGCATTATTCAGCGGCATGGAAACGGGCATAACCTGGGGCGGTTTCGATTGTTTATTTCCTCTGATTCGAGTGTGATTCAATCAGGATTCGCATTGTCTGATGAAATCCAGAAAGTGTTGAAAGTCAAACCTGAAGCGCGTTCCGCTGAACAGCAAAAACAACTGGATACTGCGTTTCGAGAATCAACACCACTGTTAAAAGAGAGCCGTGAACAACTGGCTCGATTAAGACAGCAGCAGGCGCAGTTAAAGAATCAGATTGTCACGACGCTGGCGACAACAGCCACGACGCCGCGTACCATGCGGGTCCTGCCACGCGGAAACTGGATGGATGATTCCGGCGAAATTGTGGATCCCGGTGTGCCTCACTTTTTGTCACAGCTTGATTTGCCGGAGAAGCAGCGGGCGACCCGCCTGGATCTGGCACGATGGATGACATCGCGCAAGAATCCGCTAGTAGCACGCACCTTTGTGAATCGACTGTGGATGCTCCTGTTCGGACAGGGACTGGCTCGTACGGTTGATGATCTGGGTTCACAGGGAGAGATGCCGACACATCCTGAACTGCTCGACTGGCTTGCCTGTGAATTTATTGACAGTGGCTGGGATGTTAAGCACATGGTACGGCTGATCGTGACTTCGCATACCTATCGTCAGTCTTCTTCCTGGGCAGACGCATTACGGGAGCGTGATCCGTATAATCGCATGTATGCACGTCAGTCGCGCTGGCGATTGGAAGCGGAAATGATTCGCGATAATGCCCTGCAGGTCAGTGGACTTCTAAATCTGCAAATCGGAGGCGAGAGTGCCAAACCTTATCAGCCAGCCGGCTATTGGGCACAATTGAATTTTCCCAAGCGGACCTACCAGGCAGACAAGGGAGACCAGCAATATCGTCGGGGGTTATACACGCACTGGCAACGCACGTTTCTGCATCCCAGTTTACTTGCATTCGATGCGCCAGCACGTGAAGAATGTACGGCGCAGCGTTCCCGATCCAATACGCCACTGCAGTCGCTGGTATTATTAAATGACCCGACTTTTGTGGAAGCGGCCCGGGTACTGGCGACGCGCGTGATTCAGAAATACCCGGAGAAACAGTTTGACTCACAGTTGAAGTGGCTGATGCAACAGGCGTTGACGAGGGAACCACGGCAGGTCGAAATCAAGCTGTTGAAGAATCTGTATGAGGAAGATCTGCAGGCATATCGTCAGTCCTCAAAAGCGGCAGAAGAGATTCTGTCTGTCGGTTTAAATCCTGCGCCTGAGAAAATCGATCAGGCGGAACTGGCTGCCTGGACGAGTGTGTCACGCGCTGTTTTGAATCTGCATGAATTAATCACACGTTATTAA
- a CDS encoding DUF1501 domain-containing protein, protein MSNLDVTRRSFLRQSALGIGPAALLSLLSQDAQSSDLGQGVIGKPHFPPRIKRVIHLCMAGGPSHLETFDDKPTLREMHGKPMPESLTKGQQVAQLQGRELKCFAPQFEFKNFGESGQRVCSQFPQIGSVADDLCIIRSMYTDQINHDPAHTLFNTGSSQAGRPSMGSWLLYGLGQECDDLPGYVVLTSVGKGGQAQPIAARQWHSGFLPSRFQGVQFQSTGASVLYLNRPDGVSMQQQKRLVQTVNQLNHSFDDLVQDSEIATRIGQYEMAFRMQTSVPGLMDLGSETKETLTAYGTEGGDGTYASNCLLARRLLERGVRFVQLYHRAWDHHGGIKRSIEITAKEVDQATAALIRDLKQRGLYDDTLIVWGGEFGRTPMAQGSGRDHHIKGFSLVLGGGAIQGGKSHGTTDEFGYAAAENPVHVRDFHATLLHLFGIDHRRFSYRFQGLDFRLTGVEEAHVIKDIIA, encoded by the coding sequence ATGTCAAATCTGGATGTTACACGACGGAGTTTTCTGCGTCAGTCTGCGCTCGGAATCGGGCCGGCGGCTTTATTGTCGTTGTTATCACAGGATGCCCAGTCCAGTGATCTGGGGCAGGGGGTGATCGGGAAACCGCATTTCCCACCGCGGATCAAACGAGTTATTCATCTCTGTATGGCGGGAGGACCGTCTCATCTGGAAACATTTGATGACAAGCCGACGTTGCGCGAGATGCACGGCAAACCGATGCCGGAATCCCTGACGAAGGGGCAGCAGGTTGCACAGTTGCAGGGACGCGAACTCAAATGCTTTGCTCCGCAATTCGAATTTAAAAATTTTGGCGAAAGTGGCCAGCGGGTCTGTAGTCAGTTCCCCCAGATTGGATCTGTGGCGGACGACCTGTGTATTATCCGGTCGATGTATACGGACCAGATTAACCATGATCCCGCCCATACGCTGTTCAATACCGGTTCCTCGCAGGCAGGACGCCCCAGTATGGGGTCGTGGCTTCTGTATGGCCTGGGACAGGAATGTGATGATCTGCCCGGTTATGTTGTGTTGACCAGTGTCGGGAAGGGGGGACAGGCACAGCCGATTGCTGCCCGGCAATGGCACAGCGGGTTTCTCCCCTCACGCTTCCAAGGCGTTCAGTTTCAGTCGACGGGGGCATCGGTACTTTACCTGAACCGACCTGATGGCGTGTCGATGCAGCAGCAGAAGCGACTCGTGCAGACGGTCAACCAGTTGAATCACAGCTTTGATGATCTGGTGCAAGATTCGGAAATCGCCACCCGGATCGGGCAGTACGAAATGGCATTTCGAATGCAGACCAGTGTGCCGGGATTGATGGATCTGGGGAGTGAAACCAAAGAGACCTTAACAGCCTACGGGACTGAAGGGGGCGATGGAACCTATGCTTCCAACTGTCTGCTTGCAAGGCGACTGCTTGAACGTGGTGTGCGTTTTGTGCAGTTATATCACCGAGCATGGGACCATCATGGCGGGATCAAACGTTCGATCGAGATTACGGCGAAAGAAGTCGACCAGGCGACCGCAGCTCTGATTCGCGATCTGAAACAACGCGGCCTTTACGATGATACACTGATTGTCTGGGGCGGTGAATTCGGCAGAACCCCGATGGCCCAGGGATCCGGGCGAGATCACCACATCAAGGGGTTTTCTCTGGTACTGGGCGGGGGAGCCATTCAGGGCGGTAAAAGCCATGGCACGACAGATGAATTCGGATATGCGGCGGCTGAAAATCCCGTCCATGTCCGTGATTTTCATGCGACCTTACTCCACCTGTTCGGCATCGACCACCGTCGGTTCAGTTACCGTTTTCAAGGACTGGATTTCCGTCTGACCGGTGTGGAAGAGGCGCATGTGATCAAGGACATCATTGCCTGA